A window of the Lactobacillus amylovorus DSM 20531 genome harbors these coding sequences:
- a CDS encoding DMT family transporter — protein MVTQKQRRLWAFLAALACVMWGISGLFAKSLFNVSSEITPMWLSQIRMVVSGIILLIVAGFLKQKPIATMKNKHDAWVIIAYGIFGLLPVQLFYFIVVQQANASIATILQFIGPFFVMGYLAFTHKQVMRRIDVIAAICAFIGVVLLATHGRFNHFAITPSVLFWGLLSAVGVATNTLIPIGVLKRVSSLVVTGWGLLSAGICLMIVHPRMPHIPNTPHVWLDVAAVIVIGTLIPFQLMTNSLRFIKASTASLLDAFEPFSATVGSVLCFGLVMTPMDWIGSILVVVAAMALNLTPKQKKKNKVHE, from the coding sequence ATGGTTACACAAAAACAACGTCGTCTTTGGGCATTCTTGGCTGCCTTAGCCTGCGTCATGTGGGGAATTTCAGGTTTATTTGCCAAGAGTTTATTCAATGTTAGTTCAGAAATTACGCCGATGTGGCTTTCACAAATCAGAATGGTCGTATCTGGCATTATCTTGTTGATTGTAGCAGGCTTTTTGAAGCAAAAACCAATTGCAACTATGAAAAATAAGCATGATGCCTGGGTAATTATTGCTTACGGTATTTTCGGTTTATTACCCGTGCAATTATTTTACTTTATCGTTGTGCAACAAGCTAACGCTTCAATCGCCACGATTTTGCAGTTCATCGGTCCATTTTTCGTAATGGGCTACTTAGCCTTTACGCACAAACAAGTAATGCGCCGGATCGATGTGATTGCAGCGATCTGTGCCTTTATCGGTGTTGTCTTGCTTGCAACGCACGGCCGTTTCAATCATTTCGCCATTACGCCAAGCGTTTTATTCTGGGGCTTGCTTTCAGCCGTTGGTGTAGCGACTAACACCTTGATTCCAATCGGCGTTTTAAAACGCGTCTCAAGCTTAGTCGTTACAGGTTGGGGCCTTTTATCTGCAGGAATCTGCTTGATGATCGTTCACCCACGGATGCCACATATTCCTAATACGCCACACGTTTGGCTTGATGTGGCAGCCGTAATTGTAATTGGTACTTTGATTCCGTTCCAGCTGATGACCAACTCATTGCGTTTCATCAAGGCTTCTACGGCAAGTTTGCTTGATGCATTTGAACCATTCTCTGCCACAGTTGGTTCAGTTCTCTGCTTTGGCTTAGTAATGACGCCAATGGACTGGATTGGTTCAATCTTGGTTGTTGTAGCTGCAATGGCTTTGAATTTGACGCCAAAACAAAAGAAGAAAAATAAAGTTCATGAATGA
- a CDS encoding helix-turn-helix domain-containing protein yields MTIGEALKKERKDLGLTQAEMAAGVITTAHYSKIERDKHDISAYDLFEILTKNNINLVDFIKEIEDTYQSTPENQINLNLRLIHAFYQSDQKSVRILNKEIQESAATKEEKNACHFNRSECNTYN; encoded by the coding sequence ATGACAATTGGTGAGGCTTTAAAGAAAGAGCGAAAAGATCTTGGCTTAACACAGGCAGAAATGGCAGCTGGCGTAATTACAACTGCGCATTATTCTAAAATTGAACGTGATAAACATGATATTTCTGCCTATGATCTTTTTGAAATATTGACCAAAAATAATATTAATTTGGTGGACTTTATTAAGGAAATAGAAGATACATATCAATCTACTCCTGAAAATCAAATAAATTTAAATTTGAGATTAATACATGCCTTTTATCAATCTGATCAAAAAAGTGTAAGAATCCTAAATAAAGAGATTCAAGAATCTGCAGCTACTAAAGAAGAAAAAAATGCGTGCCATTTTAATCGAAGCGAATGTAACACATACAATTGA
- a CDS encoding type 1 glutamine amidotransferase, producing the protein MSDKLIKIAYLYEDLMNTYGDSGDVKILSFLLKREGYDTQVDNISLGDDFNAFDYDFVFFGGGQDFEQTVVAKDLPRHKETLEKYINSDKPMLCICGGYQLMGSYYKTNSGVTIPGLDILPLHTVFKSDKRMIGDTRYMTEWGEVKAFENHSGQTYFDNKDKLHPLGNMIEGYGNNPQDHVEGLRYRNFIGSYSHGPLLKNTNVANAIVNMILDWHKQRISEKETVAE; encoded by the coding sequence ATGAGCGACAAATTAATCAAAATTGCATATCTTTACGAAGATTTGATGAACACCTACGGCGATTCCGGCGATGTTAAGATTCTTAGCTTCTTACTCAAACGTGAAGGCTATGACACCCAAGTTGATAATATCTCACTTGGCGACGACTTCAACGCTTTTGACTACGACTTCGTATTCTTCGGTGGTGGCCAAGACTTCGAACAAACTGTGGTTGCTAAAGATTTGCCAAGACACAAAGAAACGCTTGAAAAATACATCAACAGTGACAAGCCAATGCTCTGCATCTGCGGTGGCTACCAACTTATGGGTAGCTACTACAAGACCAACTCTGGTGTAACCATCCCAGGACTCGATATTTTGCCATTACACACCGTCTTCAAATCAGACAAGAGAATGATCGGTGATACTCGTTACATGACCGAATGGGGCGAAGTTAAGGCTTTTGAAAACCACTCAGGTCAAACTTACTTCGACAACAAAGACAAGTTGCATCCCCTTGGTAACATGATCGAAGGCTATGGCAACAACCCACAAGACCACGTCGAAGGTTTACGTTACCGCAACTTTATCGGTTCATACTCACACGGCCCACTTCTTAAAAACACTAATGTAGCAAATGCCATCGTTAACATGATTTTAGATTGGCACAAGCAACGTATTAGCGAAAAAGAAACAGTAGCTGAATAA
- a CDS encoding C40 family peptidase, with protein sequence MSFRRNLVKFAAVLSVFFTGISFINVPNQTQTVHAAEQSTTEKREAVADLAKKQVGKRYVYGATGPSAFDCSGLTQYVYKKAANKTLPRTTYTQVNKGKSVSMKNLKKGDLLFWGSTSSPYHVGVYVGDNKYVHAATPGQGVVEQTLSSYFYPSAAKRVLN encoded by the coding sequence TTGAGTTTTAGACGTAATTTAGTTAAGTTTGCCGCAGTTTTATCAGTATTCTTTACAGGAATTTCATTTATTAATGTTCCTAATCAAACACAAACTGTGCACGCAGCAGAGCAAAGCACTACAGAAAAACGTGAAGCAGTTGCCGATCTTGCTAAAAAACAAGTTGGTAAGCGTTACGTTTACGGCGCTACCGGTCCATCCGCATTTGACTGCTCAGGCTTAACCCAATACGTTTACAAAAAAGCCGCTAACAAGACTTTACCTAGAACTACTTACACTCAAGTTAACAAGGGTAAGAGCGTTTCAATGAAGAACCTTAAGAAGGGTGACTTGTTGTTCTGGGGCTCAACCTCATCTCCATACCACGTAGGTGTTTATGTTGGTGACAATAAGTATGTTCACGCTGCAACACCAGGTCAAGGTGTGGTTGAGCAAACTTTGAGTTCATACTTTTACCCATCAGCAGCTAAGCGTGTATTAAACTAA
- the glpK gene encoding glycerol kinase GlpK, which yields MKEKYILSIDEGTTSTRAIIFDHNGNEIASAQKEITQYFPEPGWVEHDVNEIWMAVQTTIANAFIQSGIWPGQIAAIGITNQRETTVVWDKDTGKPIYHAIVWQSRQTTELAEKLKKEGYGEKIREKTGLIIDPYFSATKIRWILDHVDGAQEKAEQGKLLFGTIDSWLVWKLTDGQKHVTDYTNASRTMLFNIHTLKWDKDILKLLNIPEQMLPEVRSNSEVYGKTATYMFFGGEVPIAGMAGDQQAALFGQLALKPGMVKNTYGTGAFIVMNTGDKPTTSNNNLLTTIGYGINGKITYALEGSIFVAGSAIQWLRDSMKLIKNAPDSEKAAYESTSENEVYVVPAFTGLGAPYWDAEARGAIFGVTRGTTDKDMIKATLQSLAYQTRDVVDTMQKDSGIDIPALRVDGGASNNDYLMQFQADILGKKIERTKVLETTSMGAAFLAGLAVGYWKNIDELKHVFTIGQTFEPKMGELEREKLYSGWQRAIKATRVFAHGK from the coding sequence ATGAAAGAAAAATATATTTTATCGATTGATGAGGGAACTACATCAACTAGAGCAATTATTTTTGATCATAATGGTAATGAGATCGCTTCAGCTCAAAAAGAAATTACACAATACTTTCCTGAACCAGGTTGGGTTGAACACGATGTTAATGAAATTTGGATGGCAGTACAAACGACAATTGCCAATGCTTTTATTCAATCAGGTATTTGGCCGGGACAGATTGCAGCAATTGGCATTACGAATCAACGTGAAACTACTGTAGTCTGGGATAAAGATACCGGTAAGCCGATTTATCATGCCATTGTCTGGCAATCACGTCAAACAACTGAATTAGCTGAAAAGTTGAAAAAAGAAGGCTACGGAGAAAAGATAAGAGAAAAAACAGGCTTAATCATCGACCCATATTTCAGTGCAACTAAGATTCGCTGGATTCTTGATCATGTAGACGGTGCGCAAGAAAAGGCGGAGCAGGGCAAGCTTTTATTTGGAACAATCGATAGCTGGTTGGTCTGGAAATTGACTGATGGACAAAAACATGTGACTGACTACACCAATGCTTCAAGAACTATGCTCTTTAATATCCATACTCTTAAGTGGGACAAAGATATTTTGAAGCTGCTCAATATTCCAGAGCAAATGTTACCAGAGGTGCGTTCTAACTCTGAAGTTTATGGTAAGACGGCTACTTACATGTTCTTTGGCGGAGAAGTACCAATTGCCGGAATGGCAGGGGACCAACAAGCTGCTTTGTTTGGTCAGCTTGCTTTAAAACCTGGCATGGTGAAGAACACTTATGGAACAGGTGCCTTTATCGTGATGAACACTGGTGATAAACCAACCACGTCTAACAATAATTTACTGACGACGATTGGTTATGGCATCAACGGCAAGATTACTTACGCCTTAGAAGGTTCAATCTTTGTGGCAGGTAGTGCAATTCAGTGGCTGCGTGATTCGATGAAACTGATTAAGAATGCACCGGATTCTGAAAAGGCTGCATATGAATCAACTTCTGAAAATGAAGTCTATGTTGTGCCTGCATTTACAGGACTGGGTGCACCTTATTGGGATGCGGAAGCACGTGGTGCAATTTTCGGTGTTACACGTGGAACTACTGACAAAGATATGATTAAGGCAACGCTTCAATCACTTGCTTATCAGACTAGGGATGTAGTTGATACAATGCAAAAAGATTCTGGTATTGATATTCCAGCGCTTCGCGTTGATGGTGGCGCAAGTAACAATGACTATCTGATGCAGTTCCAAGCAGACATTTTAGGCAAGAAGATTGAACGTACTAAGGTCTTGGAAACAACTAGTATGGGTGCCGCATTTTTAGCTGGACTTGCTGTTGGATATTGGAAGAATATTGATGAATTAAAGCATGTCTTCACTATTGGTCAGACATTTGAGCCTAAAATGGGTGAACTAGAGCGAGAAAAATTGTATTCAGGTTGGCAACGTGCAATTAAAGCTACACGAGTTTTTGCACACGGTAAATAA
- a CDS encoding ATP-binding protein, whose product MKTSLLKGIIYGQRQIIREAKIIPREYSFDPNFNYVLVGLRRAGKSTLLYKVAQDLVKNGVDWDQIIYVNFEDERLLDFTVNDFNDIVLTANEITPKKHYYFFDEIQNIDGWEYFARRMADEKQYVYITGSNAKMLSGDIQTHLGGRYMIKYIAPFNFREYLTAKNIRHDEEALYTTALNGQIRGAMNAYLKDGGLPETINAIEKRDYLNNIYNNVLLRDVVYKNGVRSPEVLRNLIKKLSESVMQDVTYNRLAKLLTQIGHRENEKKVSPETIIDYLDYAKEAYLIFDIENYVARFAERKASPKYYFTDNGILNLFLFDKNATLLENVVAIVLHNKYKDDVYFLKSAKTKIDIDFYLPEHSKAIQVTWELSETDKKREISNLVKLHQTNPEIKDLIIVTAEDEDEIQVGDCKIQVIPVYKFLLKN is encoded by the coding sequence ATGAAAACAAGTCTATTAAAAGGAATTATTTATGGGCAACGGCAAATTATTAGAGAGGCTAAAATAATACCGCGTGAATACTCGTTTGATCCGAATTTCAATTATGTCCTTGTAGGTTTAAGAAGAGCAGGAAAATCCACACTTCTTTATAAAGTAGCACAAGATTTAGTTAAAAATGGTGTTGATTGGGATCAAATCATTTATGTAAATTTTGAAGATGAACGTCTATTAGATTTTACAGTAAATGATTTCAATGACATTGTACTTACGGCTAATGAAATAACACCTAAAAAACATTATTACTTTTTTGATGAAATTCAAAATATTGATGGTTGGGAATATTTTGCTCGACGAATGGCTGATGAAAAACAGTATGTTTATATAACCGGTAGTAATGCCAAGATGTTAAGTGGAGATATTCAAACTCATTTGGGAGGTCGCTACATGATTAAATATATTGCCCCATTCAATTTTAGAGAATATCTAACAGCTAAAAATATTCGTCATGATGAAGAGGCGCTGTATACCACTGCATTGAATGGCCAAATACGTGGTGCTATGAATGCTTATTTAAAAGATGGTGGTTTACCTGAGACTATTAATGCCATCGAAAAAAGAGATTACCTAAACAATATTTATAATAATGTGCTACTCAGGGATGTAGTTTACAAAAATGGTGTTCGTTCACCTGAAGTATTACGGAATTTAATAAAGAAATTATCTGAATCTGTAATGCAAGATGTTACATATAATCGTCTGGCAAAATTATTGACACAAATTGGCCATCGTGAAAACGAAAAGAAGGTAAGTCCCGAAACTATAATTGATTATCTTGACTATGCTAAAGAAGCCTATCTTATTTTTGATATTGAAAACTATGTTGCCAGATTTGCTGAGAGAAAAGCAAGCCCCAAATATTACTTTACTGATAATGGAATTTTGAATCTATTCTTGTTTGATAAAAATGCCACACTTCTAGAAAATGTTGTAGCTATTGTTCTTCATAATAAATATAAGGATGATGTTTACTTTCTTAAGTCGGCTAAGACAAAGATTGATATCGATTTTTATTTACCAGAACATAGCAAAGCAATTCAGGTAACATGGGAACTTTCAGAGACTGATAAAAAAAGAGAGATTAGCAATCTAGTTAAATTGCATCAAACTAATCCGGAGATAAAAGATTTGATAATAGTCACAGCTGAAGATGAGGATGAAATTCAAGTAGGTGACTGTAAAATTCAAGTAATACCTGTATACAAATTTTTGCTGAAAAACTAA
- a CDS encoding adenylosuccinate synthase, translating to MTAVAVVGSQWGDEGKGKITDFLSKEAAMAVRSNGGNNAGHTIDIDGKEFKMRLIPSGIFAASKGAVIGNGVVINPEVMFGELDNLEKNGIDTSKLRISNRANIIMPYDIKQDEYQEEAKGANKIGTTKNGIGPTYMDKASRIGIRVCDLLEKDTFEEKLRLNLKLKNELFTKVYGKPALKFEDIFDKYYEYGQKMKKYVTDTSVLVNDALDNGEKVLFEGAQGTMLDIDEGTYPYVTSSNTISGGICSGIGMGANRLNTVIGVCKAYTTRVGEGPFPTELLDEVGDRIRDTAHEYGTVTGRPRRVGWFDSVALRHAKRVSGINGLSLNLLDVFSGFDKIKIATTYELDGKKIDYYPASLKELYRCKPVYEELPAWDEDITQVKTWDALPENAKKFLNRVSELVGVPLVTVSVGPDREQTIVLKNPWEM from the coding sequence ATGACAGCAGTTGCAGTCGTAGGTAGTCAATGGGGCGATGAAGGGAAAGGAAAGATTACTGACTTTTTGAGTAAAGAAGCCGCAATGGCAGTTCGCTCAAATGGTGGTAACAACGCAGGCCACACAATTGATATTGATGGCAAAGAGTTCAAGATGCGTTTGATTCCTTCCGGTATTTTTGCCGCATCTAAGGGTGCAGTAATTGGTAACGGTGTAGTTATCAACCCAGAAGTTATGTTTGGTGAACTTGATAACTTGGAAAAGAACGGAATCGACACCAGCAAGTTAAGAATTTCTAACCGTGCTAACATCATCATGCCTTACGACATTAAGCAAGATGAATACCAAGAAGAAGCTAAGGGTGCTAACAAGATTGGTACTACTAAGAATGGTATTGGACCCACTTACATGGACAAGGCTTCAAGAATCGGTATTCGCGTTTGTGATTTACTTGAAAAAGATACTTTTGAAGAAAAATTACGCCTTAACTTGAAACTTAAGAACGAATTATTTACTAAGGTTTATGGTAAGCCAGCTCTTAAGTTTGAAGACATTTTTGACAAGTACTATGAATACGGCCAAAAGATGAAGAAGTACGTTACTGATACTTCAGTTTTGGTTAACGATGCACTTGATAACGGCGAAAAGGTCCTCTTTGAAGGTGCACAAGGTACTATGCTTGATATTGACGAAGGTACTTACCCATACGTAACTTCATCAAACACTATCTCAGGCGGTATCTGCTCAGGTATTGGTATGGGTGCTAACCGTTTGAACACTGTAATCGGTGTCTGCAAGGCTTACACCACTCGTGTTGGTGAAGGTCCATTCCCAACTGAACTTCTTGATGAAGTTGGTGACAGAATTCGTGACACTGCTCATGAATACGGTACTGTTACCGGTCGTCCACGTCGTGTTGGCTGGTTCGACTCAGTTGCCCTTCGTCATGCTAAGCGTGTGTCAGGCATTAACGGCTTAAGCTTGAACTTGCTTGATGTCTTCTCAGGCTTTGACAAGATTAAGATTGCTACTACTTACGAACTTGATGGTAAGAAGATTGATTACTACCCAGCAAGTTTGAAGGAACTTTACCGTTGTAAACCTGTTTATGAAGAACTTCCAGCATGGGATGAAGATATTACTCAAGTTAAGACTTGGGATGCTCTTCCAGAAAATGCTAAGAAGTTCTTGAATCGTGTTTCAGAATTGGTCGGTGTACCACTTGTTACTGTTTCAGTTGGTCCTGACCGTGAACAAACTATCGTATTGAAGAATCCATGGGAAATGTAA
- a CDS encoding ABC transporter substrate-binding protein, with protein sequence MEKIDSYARHFLILIALILGLSLVSEFRDLSSYAPSMINLACLSIATACTFASGITLQFKRLNIVTIILAAILISISVFFWIEFSSLALITSIFIVYGIITLLVCLTNLIFYKRREVE encoded by the coding sequence ATGGAGAAAATAGACAGTTATGCACGACATTTTTTAATACTGATCGCCTTAATTCTGGGCCTTTCACTAGTTTCAGAATTTCGTGATCTATCATCTTACGCCCCATCAATGATCAACCTAGCCTGCCTATCTATTGCAACCGCCTGCACCTTTGCTTCAGGAATTACTTTACAATTTAAAAGACTAAATATTGTAACTATTATCCTAGCAGCCATCTTAATTTCGATCTCCGTCTTCTTTTGGATCGAATTTTCTTCTCTTGCCTTAATCACCAGCATCTTCATTGTCTATGGCATTATTACATTACTTGTCTGTTTAACTAATTTAATTTTTTACAAAAGAAGAGAGGTTGAATAA
- the thiD gene encoding bifunctional hydroxymethylpyrimidine kinase/phosphomethylpyrimidine kinase yields the protein MTDQNQKIAVTIAGNDSDGSAGMPADLHSFYARGVYGMGLLTAAVAGNTKGIFAQQVMPLDFIQKQFDVLADDFTINAAKTGMVADSKVMNVVADNLEKYDFGKIVIDPVISTKHGNTLMDDDSYNTFINRLVPLADIITPNFYEQKKLTGLELNDLDEVKKGAKMLQDMGAKNVLMKGRHDGEQTEVTDLLLTEDGKFHTFTKPYFKTDRVNGTGDTLSAVIAAELAKGNDLIDSVKIAKDFTYEAISHPIAVGSKFGPINHLAAQKNEKE from the coding sequence ATGACAGATCAAAATCAAAAAATTGCAGTAACCATTGCTGGTAATGATAGTGATGGTAGCGCAGGGATGCCTGCAGATTTACACTCATTCTATGCACGTGGCGTTTATGGTATGGGACTGCTAACTGCAGCCGTTGCAGGTAACACTAAAGGCATTTTTGCCCAACAAGTAATGCCACTTGATTTCATTCAAAAACAATTCGACGTTTTAGCAGATGATTTTACTATCAATGCTGCTAAAACTGGGATGGTTGCCGATTCCAAAGTGATGAACGTAGTTGCCGACAACCTTGAAAAATATGATTTCGGTAAAATTGTCATCGATCCCGTGATTTCTACTAAACACGGCAATACTTTAATGGATGATGATTCTTACAACACTTTTATTAATCGTTTAGTGCCACTTGCAGACATCATTACGCCAAACTTTTATGAACAAAAGAAATTAACCGGTCTTGAATTAAACGATCTTGACGAGGTTAAAAAAGGCGCAAAAATGTTGCAAGATATGGGTGCCAAAAACGTTTTGATGAAGGGGCGTCACGACGGTGAACAAACCGAAGTAACTGATCTTTTACTTACCGAAGATGGCAAATTCCATACCTTTACTAAGCCATACTTTAAGACTGATCGCGTAAACGGAACTGGTGATACATTATCTGCTGTTATTGCTGCTGAGCTTGCTAAAGGTAACGATTTAATTGATAGTGTAAAAATCGCTAAGGACTTTACCTACGAAGCAATTTCACATCCGATTGCTGTTGGTTCAAAGTTTGGTCCAATCAATCACTTAGCTGCACAAAAGAATGAGAAGGAATAA
- a CDS encoding helix-turn-helix domain-containing protein: MKHEIYGIKFRKLRKQQHLSLEQAAEGITSRQTLGNWELGKGDMDFTKVLLLLRKIHVQPIDFLENSVSEYLRHITSEISSMYVNDQIDELHQYAQHALNVSHDNVQDKIVFFRTCVACNYLLDLTGKDLMNKSDKLRLNSFFNRVQNEDEHWYYEDVYFFGNTQSVLTARKIYELAYSLNYYAKGHLTSNKEWTTAVLNTLINALFVLVKKDIDLARKLDLILGENLNQISDTYSFEKIRFNFMHNLIEYVFTQDNAKILRQFEFLQFENLIDLESGFRTAYEQVNEIYFHMN, encoded by the coding sequence ATGAAACATGAAATATATGGTATTAAATTTCGCAAATTGCGTAAACAACAACATCTAAGCCTAGAACAAGCTGCCGAAGGTATTACTTCAAGGCAAACTTTAGGAAACTGGGAATTAGGCAAGGGTGATATGGATTTCACTAAAGTGCTGCTTTTATTAAGAAAAATTCATGTACAACCAATTGACTTTTTAGAAAATAGTGTATCGGAGTATCTTCGACATATTACAAGTGAAATTTCCAGTATGTATGTAAATGATCAAATAGATGAGTTGCATCAGTATGCGCAACATGCTTTAAATGTTAGCCATGATAATGTTCAAGATAAGATTGTTTTCTTTCGAACATGTGTTGCTTGTAACTATTTGTTAGATTTAACTGGAAAAGATCTAATGAATAAGAGTGATAAGCTTCGACTAAATTCATTTTTTAATAGAGTACAAAACGAAGATGAACATTGGTATTACGAAGATGTATATTTCTTTGGAAATACACAAAGTGTTTTGACTGCCAGAAAAATCTATGAATTAGCCTATTCACTTAATTATTATGCAAAAGGACATTTAACTAGCAATAAAGAATGGACTACAGCAGTATTAAATACCTTAATTAATGCATTATTTGTACTTGTAAAAAAAGATATCGATTTGGCACGAAAGTTAGATTTAATTTTAGGCGAGAATTTAAATCAAATATCAGATACATATTCTTTTGAAAAAATTAGATTTAATTTCATGCATAACTTAATTGAATATGTTTTTACCCAAGACAATGCCAAAATATTAAGACAATTTGAGTTTTTACAGTTTGAAAATTTAATAGATTTAGAGTCAGGATTTAGAACAGCTTATGAACAGGTGAATGAAATTTACTTTCATATGAACTAA
- the purB gene encoding adenylosuccinate lyase, with the protein MINRYTRPEMGKIWTDENRYAAWLEVEIAATRAWAKQGEVPKEDAEKIAKNASFTAERVAELEQVTHHDVVAFTRTVSESLGPEKKWVHFGLTSTDVVDTAQGLLLKQADNIIRKDLHELKETIAEKARKYKYTVEMGRTHGVQAEPTTFGLKLARWYAEINRDIERFEHAAKGVESGKISGAVGTFANVPPEIETSVMKQLGLTQQPITSQVLPRDLHAEYIAMLALIATSIENWATEIRGLQRSEIHEVEEHFRAGQKGSSAMPHKRNPIGSENLCGMARVMRGHVVTAYEDVALWHERDISHSSAERVILPDTTIGIDYMLHRFNRILSNLDVFPETMLKNMDRTYGLIYSQRVLLKLIDEAGLSREKAYDMVQKLTAKSWNEQKQFKPLVENSEIMNYLSKEDVDDAFDYHYHLRHVDEIFKKCGLD; encoded by the coding sequence ATGATTAATCGTTATACTCGTCCCGAAATGGGCAAAATTTGGACTGATGAAAATAGATACGCAGCTTGGCTTGAAGTAGAAATTGCTGCTACTAGAGCATGGGCTAAACAAGGCGAAGTGCCTAAGGAAGATGCAGAAAAGATTGCTAAGAATGCATCATTTACTGCAGAACGTGTGGCAGAACTTGAGCAAGTAACGCACCACGACGTTGTTGCCTTTACTCGTACAGTTTCTGAAAGCCTTGGACCTGAAAAGAAGTGGGTTCACTTCGGTCTTACTTCTACTGACGTTGTTGATACTGCTCAAGGACTTTTACTTAAGCAAGCTGACAACATTATCAGAAAAGATTTGCATGAATTAAAAGAGACCATTGCGGAAAAGGCTAGAAAATATAAGTACACTGTTGAAATGGGTCGTACTCACGGTGTGCAAGCTGAACCTACTACTTTTGGTTTGAAGCTCGCTCGCTGGTATGCCGAAATCAACCGTGATATTGAACGTTTCGAACACGCAGCCAAAGGGGTAGAATCAGGTAAAATTTCTGGTGCTGTTGGTACTTTTGCTAACGTTCCACCTGAGATCGAAACTAGTGTTATGAAGCAACTCGGTTTAACGCAACAACCAATCACCAGCCAAGTATTGCCACGTGATTTGCACGCAGAATACATCGCAATGCTTGCCTTGATCGCTACAAGTATTGAAAACTGGGCTACCGAAATTCGTGGTTTGCAAAGAAGCGAAATTCATGAAGTTGAAGAACACTTCCGTGCAGGTCAAAAGGGTTCTTCTGCAATGCCACACAAGCGTAACCCTATTGGCTCAGAAAATCTTTGTGGTATGGCCCGGGTAATGCGTGGTCATGTCGTTACAGCTTACGAAGACGTTGCCCTTTGGCACGAACGTGATATTTCTCACTCAAGTGCTGAACGTGTAATTTTGCCTGATACCACAATCGGTATCGACTACATGTTGCACCGCTTCAACCGTATTTTGAGCAACTTGGATGTCTTCCCAGAAACTATGCTCAAGAACATGGATCGTACCTACGGTTTGATTTACTCACAACGTGTGCTTCTTAAGTTGATTGACGAAGCAGGACTTTCTCGTGAAAAGGCCTATGATATGGTTCAAAAGTTGACTGCTAAGTCATGGAACGAGCAAAAACAATTTAAACCTCTAGTAGAAAATAGCGAAATTATGAACTACCTTTCTAAAGAAGACGTTGATGATGCCTTTGATTATCACTATCACTTGCGTCATGTGGACGAAATCTTCAAGAAGTGTGGTTTAGACTAA